In a genomic window of Gossypium arboreum isolate Shixiya-1 chromosome 9, ASM2569848v2, whole genome shotgun sequence:
- the LOC108454025 gene encoding vacuolar cation/proton exchanger 3-like, with product MASLHEPWLVENGLKGSSKEIRHGRTAHNMSSSSLRKKSDLTLVSKVRYAMLRQFLANLQEVILGTKLSVLFPAIPLAIVAECYGFGRPWVFALSLLGLTPLAERVSFLTEQIAYYTGPTVGGLLNATCGNATELIIAIFALSQHKIDVVKYSLLGSVLSNLLLVLGTSLFCGGIANIAREQKYDRRQADVNSLLLFLGLLCHSLPLLFRMSGASAALTADPTLQLSRASSIVMLIAYVSYIVFQLFTHRQLFEAPEEAEGDDDGISEEEPVIGFWSGFIWLVGMTVVISLLSEYVVETIEDASDTWGISVSFISIILLPIVGNAAEHAGAIIFAFKNKLDISLGVALGSATQISMFVVPLCVLVSWIMGINMDLNFNLLETGSLALSIIAVAFTLQDGTSHYMKGLVLLLLYIVIGACFFVSKTPLNQVNITNSGAKLAIDTIFRA from the exons ATGGCTTCCCTGCATGAACCATGGCTAGTGGAGAACGGGTTGAAGGGATCTAGCAAGGAGATTCGCCATGGCAGGACTGCACACAACATGTCGTCTTCGTCATTGCGGAAAAAATCGGACCTGACGCTAGTTTCCAAGGTTCGGTATGCAATGCTTAGGCAGTTCCTCGCCAATCTTCAAGAGGTCATATTAGGGACCAAGCTCTCCGTTCTCTTCCCTGCAATTCCATTGGCCATTGTTGCTGAGTGTTATGGATTTGGAAGA CCCTGGGTGTTTGCATTAAGTTTACTTGGACTTACACCATTGGCTGAACGAGTCAGCTTTCTCACCGA GCAAATTGCTTATTACACTGGTCCAACAG TGGGAGGGCTGTTGAATGCAACATGCGGGAATGCAACCGAGCTGATCATAGCAATTTTCGCACTAAGCCAACATAAAATAGATGTGGTCAAGTATTCCCTTCTGGGTTCAGTCCTATCGAACCTGCTTTTGGTTCTTGGAACCTCTCTCTTCTGTGGCGGTATTGCCAACATCGCAAGGGAACAAAAATACGATAGG AGACAAGCGGATGTGAACTCTCTCCTTCTTTTCCTTGGATTATTGTGCCATTCGCTGCCATTGTTGTTCCGTATGAGTGGAGCATCCGCTGCTCTCACAGCCGACCCAACGCTACAGTTGTCAAGAGCAAGCAGCATTGTCATGTTGATTGCATACGTATCATACATAGTCTTCCAACTATTCACTCACAGGCAGTTGTTTGAAGCTCCAGAG GAAGCAGAAGGCGACGATGATGGAATATCAGAAGAAGAGCCAGTAATTGGATTTTGGAGTGGGTTTATATGGCTAGTTGGAATGACTGTTGTCATTTCTCTCCTCTCTGAATATGTTGTAGAAACtattgag GATGCCTCGGATACTTGGGGAATTTCTGTAAGTTTCATCAGCATTATTCTGCTACCCATTGTTGGAAATGCAGCAGAACATGCAGGAGCTATCATTTTTGCTTTTAAAAATAAGCTG GATATTTCTTTAGGTGTTGCATTAGGGTCTGCAACTCAGATTTCCATGTTTGTG GTCCCACTCTGCGTCCTTGTCTCTTGGATTATGGGCATTAACATGGATCTTAATTTCAATCTCCTTGAAACTGGCTCTCTCGCTCTATCCATTATTGCTGTTGCCTTCACTTTACAG GATGGCACTTCTCACTACATGAAAGGCCTGGTTCTTCTACTGCTCTACATTGTTATTGGAGCTTGCTTTTTTGTATCCAAAACACCTCTAA ACCAAGTAAACATCACAAACTCGGGAGCTAAACTTGCTATTGACACAATCTTCAGAGCTTGA